A DNA window from Parabacteroides johnsonii DSM 18315 contains the following coding sequences:
- a CDS encoding helix-turn-helix transcriptional regulator, with the protein MEKEKDINRIKVVLVEKKRTNKWLAEQLGKDPATVSKWCTNTSQPGLETLLEIARVLDVDIKELLNSTRDDVQLVRIQKQ; encoded by the coding sequence ATGGAAAAAGAAAAAGACATAAACCGCATCAAGGTTGTTCTTGTGGAGAAGAAGCGGACCAACAAATGGTTGGCCGAACAATTGGGCAAGGACCCTGCCACGGTATCAAAGTGGTGTACAAACACATCACAACCCGGACTAGAAACACTGTTGGAGATAGCACGTGTTCTGGATGTAGATATTAAAGAACTGCTGAACTCTACACGCGACGATGTTCAGTTAGTCAGAATTCAAAAACAGTAA
- a CDS encoding ATP-dependent nuclease, whose protein sequence is MRIDHIHIRNFRKLKNCRIDFNKDQTIFVGANNSGKTSAMSAIIWFLKDQNRFTTREFTLTNWRDINELANSWLAVNDEMENREELLASLLSPEQWDNHVPSLDLWINVDEREAYMVYKLIPSLEWKKDLVGVRLRFEPKDIKKLYADFRTASLKVKEIKESPQYKDANNVDLFPQNMWDFLNRRGNLNKYFEIKYYVLDSQNIDYENPDCNVQATPSISLENNPLVSLIKIDSIEAFREFSDPEGRNDNDIDTLSRQLQSYYKSNFEDETQIDLDDLKLLGEMKRATETYDEKLDRSFKAPIAELNNINYPGFQNPEIHVKSHVNIVDSITHESSVQFTVQGDAELSLPEKYNGLGLRNLISIYLKMVQFREQWTNLDRIDKAGINHIEPIHLVFIEEPEAHLHAQAQQVFIRKAMDALTNDSTNEILRNNKDLTTQLVVSTHSNHIVNEVDMCHLRYFKRIIDDNIKIPVSEVVNLSRTFGDDNDTKRFVTRYIRLTHCDIFFADAIILVEGAAERILMPKFIRDENMDNFYISVIEINGSHAHRFDSLTQKLGIPTLIITDIDAQEGRLEKGELKWKSAIPQKNKKQITNNDTIKHWLKIESIDMLLELPFPNKQRGNICISYQTPISVNWTDQKKEDELYEVHPYTFEDSLVFTNIKLFQSDEKMAKMGVITTFYNYLKKAISLEDFHEKMFSCLEKRKNVKASFATDILCTEQFDKIQAPSYIKEGLIWLQKCLNNKIRK, encoded by the coding sequence ATGAGAATAGATCATATCCATATACGAAACTTTAGAAAACTAAAAAATTGTCGTATTGATTTTAATAAAGATCAAACAATCTTCGTTGGAGCTAATAATAGTGGTAAGACATCTGCTATGAGTGCTATAATTTGGTTTTTAAAGGATCAAAATCGTTTTACGACTCGTGAATTTACATTGACGAATTGGAGAGATATCAACGAACTTGCCAATAGTTGGCTTGCCGTTAATGATGAAATGGAAAATAGAGAAGAACTCCTTGCATCCCTTCTTTCACCAGAACAATGGGATAATCATGTCCCTTCTTTGGATTTATGGATTAATGTAGACGAAAGAGAGGCATACATGGTTTATAAATTAATTCCTTCATTAGAGTGGAAGAAAGATTTAGTTGGTGTAAGATTACGGTTCGAACCCAAAGATATAAAAAAACTATATGCTGATTTTCGAACAGCCTCTTTGAAAGTTAAGGAAATAAAGGAAAGTCCTCAATACAAAGACGCAAATAACGTAGATTTATTTCCTCAAAACATGTGGGATTTTTTAAATCGTAGAGGCAATTTAAATAAGTATTTTGAAATAAAATACTATGTTTTAGATTCGCAAAATATTGATTATGAAAATCCAGACTGTAATGTTCAAGCGACTCCATCAATTTCTCTAGAAAATAATCCTTTAGTTAGCCTAATAAAGATTGATAGTATTGAAGCATTCCGTGAATTTTCAGATCCAGAAGGTAGAAATGATAATGATATTGATACTTTATCAAGACAGTTGCAATCATATTATAAATCTAATTTTGAAGATGAAACACAAATTGATTTAGATGATTTAAAATTGCTTGGAGAGATGAAAAGGGCTACAGAAACCTATGATGAAAAGTTAGATAGAAGTTTCAAGGCTCCTATTGCAGAACTTAATAATATAAATTATCCAGGCTTTCAGAATCCGGAAATTCATGTAAAAAGTCATGTTAATATTGTTGATTCAATAACACATGAATCTTCTGTTCAATTTACAGTTCAAGGTGATGCAGAATTATCCCTGCCAGAAAAATATAACGGTTTAGGGTTGCGTAATCTTATCTCTATCTATTTAAAAATGGTTCAGTTCCGTGAGCAATGGACTAATTTAGATAGAATAGATAAAGCTGGTATAAATCATATTGAACCTATTCATCTTGTTTTTATTGAAGAACCTGAAGCTCATTTGCACGCACAGGCACAGCAAGTTTTTATTCGTAAGGCTATGGATGCCCTGACGAATGATAGTACTAATGAAATACTTAGAAACAATAAAGATTTGACGACTCAATTAGTTGTTTCAACCCATTCAAATCATATTGTAAACGAAGTTGATATGTGTCATCTTAGATATTTCAAAAGAATTATTGATGATAACATAAAAATTCCAGTATCAGAGGTTGTTAATCTTTCTCGTACATTTGGAGATGATAATGATACTAAAAGGTTTGTTACCAGATATATAAGATTAACTCATTGTGACATTTTCTTTGCAGATGCAATAATTCTTGTAGAAGGGGCTGCAGAAAGAATTCTTATGCCTAAATTTATTCGTGATGAGAATATGGATAATTTCTATATCTCTGTCATAGAAATAAATGGAAGTCATGCTCATAGATTTGATTCTTTAACTCAGAAATTAGGTATACCAACATTAATTATTACAGATATAGATGCACAGGAGGGACGGTTGGAAAAAGGAGAATTAAAATGGAAATCTGCAATACCTCAAAAAAATAAAAAGCAAATAACTAATAATGATACAATAAAACACTGGCTTAAAATAGAATCCATTGATATGTTGTTAGAATTACCTTTCCCAAATAAGCAGAGAGGCAATATTTGCATATCATACCAGACACCAATATCAGTAAATTGGACAGATCAAAAGAAGGAAGATGAATTATATGAAGTACACCCGTATACTTTTGAAGATTCATTGGTTTTTACTAATATAAAGCTATTCCAGAGTGATGAAAAAATGGCAAAAATGGGAGTAATAACGACCTTTTATAATTATCTCAAAAAAGCTATTTCTTTAGAAGATTTTCATGAAAAGATGTTTTCTTGTTTGGAAAAACGAAAAAATGTAAAGGCTTCTTTTGCTACGGATATACTCTGTACGGAACAATTCGATAAGATACAGGCGCCTTCTTATATTAAAGAGGGATTAATATGGTTACAGAAATGCTTAAACAATAAAATTCGTAAATAG
- a CDS encoding relaxase/mobilization nuclease domain-containing protein → MIGKIVKGTSFSGCVNYVLKEDKSRLLKAVGVYGSPEEIAEQFELQTLLNDKVKNTVGHISLSFSAEDGDRIRDDDGLMLKIAHDYMKLMGIENTQFIIARHTDRDHPHCHIVYNRVDNDGRTISDKNDRYRNEKVCKMLTARYRLHFAEGKEHVNFMRLRRYDKVKYFIYHALKREVPNARSWSELRLALRKYGIDTQWKQSRTTGEMQGVKFTCDQLTFSGSKIDRQFSFLNIDQELRYNALSATMNQRQAQAETIREEPRHEYQQENHSSISVGLFTPSPTDYDTEEAIQANRLKKKKKKPKRKRGFSL, encoded by the coding sequence ATGATAGGTAAAATTGTAAAGGGCACGTCGTTTTCCGGATGCGTAAACTATGTGCTGAAAGAAGATAAATCGCGCCTGCTGAAAGCGGTTGGTGTCTACGGCTCGCCCGAAGAAATAGCGGAGCAATTCGAGTTGCAGACTTTACTGAACGACAAGGTCAAGAACACGGTCGGTCATATATCATTGAGCTTCTCCGCAGAAGACGGAGACCGTATCCGTGACGATGATGGGCTGATGCTGAAGATCGCCCACGACTATATGAAACTGATGGGAATTGAGAACACGCAGTTCATCATCGCCCGACATACCGACCGTGACCATCCGCATTGTCACATCGTTTACAACCGGGTGGATAATGACGGCCGCACCATCAGCGACAAGAACGACCGTTACCGGAACGAAAAGGTCTGCAAGATGCTGACAGCCCGTTACCGTTTGCATTTTGCCGAAGGAAAAGAGCATGTCAATTTCATGCGGTTGCGTCGTTACGACAAGGTAAAGTACTTTATCTATCATGCCTTGAAACGAGAAGTTCCGAACGCACGAAGCTGGAGTGAACTGCGACTGGCCTTACGGAAGTACGGAATTGATACGCAATGGAAGCAAAGTCGCACGACCGGAGAGATGCAAGGTGTCAAGTTCACATGTGACCAACTGACCTTTAGCGGTTCCAAGATTGACCGCCAGTTCAGTTTCCTGAACATCGACCAGGAGCTGAGATATAACGCTCTTTCTGCTACCATGAACCAGCGTCAGGCACAGGCAGAAACCATACGCGAGGAACCTCGTCATGAATACCAGCAGGAGAATCATTCCAGCATCAGTGTGGGATTGTTCACGCCCTCTCCTACGGATTATGATACGGAGGAAGCGATACAGGCTAACCGGCTTAAAAAGAAGAAAAAGAAACCGAAACGCAAGCGAGGTTTCAGTCTATAA
- a CDS encoding MobC family plasmid mobilization relaxosome protein, whose translation MDKKNTVTIRLTDEQFGWLRALSRRSKRSQSEVVRSLIEHGTVRERITRENLDIIRKLIGESTNLNQLAKRANAYGFYRVADECRTVTQQISQLIKQLKDDR comes from the coding sequence ATGGACAAGAAAAATACAGTTACAATCCGTCTTACAGACGAACAATTCGGCTGGCTCAGAGCACTCAGCCGACGCAGTAAACGCAGTCAAAGCGAAGTAGTGCGTTCACTCATCGAACACGGTACGGTGCGCGAACGAATTACGAGAGAAAATCTTGACATTATCCGAAAACTGATTGGAGAAAGCACAAACCTGAACCAGCTTGCCAAACGAGCCAACGCTTACGGTTTTTATCGTGTGGCCGATGAATGCCGGACAGTCACCCAGCAGATTTCACAACTCATAAAACAGCTCAAGGATGATAGGTAA
- a CDS encoding DUF6371 domain-containing protein: protein MNYRFTLEPYKGVSTRHTCPNCHRKSCFAKYIDTEKQISFPNYVGRCNHEQKCGYNYTPKMYFDENPIAKERLSEKFVPVSKPRISLPPEPSFIEPKIMRQSLKLYHTNKLFQFLSLHFGQEATKELMLRYHVGTSKHWPGATVFWQVDISGRVRTGKVMLYNPENGRRIKEPHNYITWVHSLLKKENFNLRQCLFGEHLLSSDQQRPVALVESEKSALISSFYLPQYLWIASGGKNGAFNRDAMSVLRNRRVLLFPDLGATDYWNSKMEMIRSLGIEVSLFDFMERNATKEERDAGYDIADFLLREETKDAIFNRLITLNPALKTLIETFDLQLVNVEKAPLSATVQSTRKGLFKR, encoded by the coding sequence ATGAACTACAGATTTACATTAGAACCATACAAAGGTGTCAGCACCCGGCATACATGCCCGAACTGCCACCGCAAAAGTTGTTTTGCCAAATACATTGATACGGAAAAGCAAATCAGTTTTCCCAATTATGTAGGGCGATGCAACCATGAACAGAAGTGTGGCTACAACTATACGCCCAAAATGTACTTTGACGAAAACCCGATTGCCAAAGAACGATTGAGCGAAAAGTTTGTACCGGTGTCAAAGCCCCGCATCAGTCTGCCTCCTGAACCTTCATTCATTGAGCCGAAAATCATGAGGCAGTCCCTGAAGCTGTATCACACGAACAAGCTGTTTCAATTCCTGAGTTTGCATTTCGGACAGGAGGCTACCAAAGAACTGATGTTGCGCTACCATGTAGGAACCTCGAAGCATTGGCCGGGAGCTACAGTCTTCTGGCAGGTGGATATTTCCGGACGGGTACGCACCGGAAAAGTGATGCTCTACAATCCTGAAAACGGGAGACGGATTAAAGAGCCGCACAACTACATTACGTGGGTACATTCCCTTTTGAAGAAAGAGAATTTCAACCTCCGGCAATGCCTGTTTGGTGAGCATCTTTTGTCCTCTGACCAGCAACGTCCGGTAGCCCTTGTGGAGAGTGAGAAAAGTGCCTTGATATCCAGCTTCTATCTGCCGCAATACCTTTGGATTGCTTCAGGCGGAAAGAATGGAGCGTTCAATCGGGATGCCATGAGTGTATTGAGAAATCGCCGTGTCCTGCTCTTCCCCGATCTGGGGGCGACCGACTATTGGAACAGCAAAATGGAGATGATCCGGAGCCTGGGAATAGAGGTCTCTCTCTTCGATTTTATGGAAAGAAACGCAACAAAAGAAGAACGTGATGCAGGTTATGACATCGCCGATTTTCTGCTGAGAGAAGAGACAAAGGACGCAATTTTCAATCGTCTTATCACGTTGAATCCGGCCTTGAAAACGCTGATCGAGACTTTCGATTTACAGCTTGTCAATGTGGAGAAAGCACCGCTTTCAGCAACGGTCCAAAGTACCCGGAAAGGACTTTTCAAACGATGA
- a CDS encoding UvrD-helicase domain-containing protein translates to MNKSVDNILEECITKGSRKSFFLFAGAGSGKTHSLVVLLNKIRDKWGQKFKIENRHVAVITYTNAATDEIISRLNYSPLFHVSTIHSFVWNVIQSYQSDIKKYYLRFKEEEKAELEEKINKARKKDGKTYLNNVGKFDKVIKSIAKIETVHKFIYNPNGNNFEYNALSHAEVIKIGAKMIVENKLLQKIIAQQYPFLLIDESQDTKKELVQAFFELERNFGGENFTLGFIGDQKQRIYTDGEERITTIIPKEWETPVKPMNYRCDKRIIKLSNKISESIEQNATQNPRENAEEGFVHLYLIRNNDEMNKFEKEANVVLSMKELTGDDKWSMEGNNVKILTLEHMMAARRLGFEDFFGIMRHVDKYSQTLLQGKVDDMDIFSKLSFPLIDSLKKGDNLNALNLLKSYSPLLMNLPSDKAYETLSKCQEILDGLQKMDLGRVTIKEFLKNIVVTNLFNVPQLLIDALSVSLESLEEQNDEVLYAWCSVMNLPVIQIVKFNNYINGNSMFGTHQGVKGLEFDRVLVIIDEKESNMPLFNYNKLFGVEPLSTTDINNRKEGKETTIERTMRLFYVACTRARHSLAIAVYTDNPEIIKQTVTRNDWFDSDEISIM, encoded by the coding sequence ATGAATAAATCTGTTGATAATATATTGGAAGAGTGTATCACAAAAGGAAGTCGTAAAAGTTTCTTTCTTTTTGCAGGTGCAGGCTCTGGAAAGACTCATTCGCTTGTTGTACTTTTAAATAAGATACGAGATAAGTGGGGGCAAAAGTTCAAAATAGAAAATAGACATGTGGCCGTTATTACATACACAAATGCTGCCACAGATGAAATAATTTCACGCTTAAATTACAGTCCACTTTTTCATGTCTCTACAATTCATAGCTTTGTTTGGAATGTAATTCAATCGTATCAATCCGATATTAAAAAGTATTATTTAAGATTTAAAGAAGAAGAAAAGGCTGAATTAGAAGAGAAAATAAATAAGGCTAGGAAAAAAGATGGTAAGACCTATTTAAATAATGTGGGCAAATTTGATAAGGTTATCAAAAGCATTGCTAAAATTGAAACAGTACATAAATTTATATATAATCCCAATGGAAATAATTTTGAATATAATGCTCTTAGTCATGCAGAAGTGATTAAAATAGGAGCTAAAATGATTGTAGAGAATAAATTGCTTCAAAAAATTATAGCCCAGCAATATCCATTTCTCCTGATAGATGAAAGTCAAGATACTAAAAAAGAACTAGTACAAGCCTTTTTTGAATTAGAAAGAAATTTTGGAGGTGAGAATTTCACGTTGGGATTTATTGGAGACCAAAAACAACGTATATATACTGATGGAGAAGAAAGAATAACAACAATCATTCCCAAAGAGTGGGAAACACCTGTTAAGCCTATGAATTACAGATGTGATAAAAGGATAATTAAGTTATCAAATAAGATCAGTGAATCTATTGAGCAAAATGCTACGCAGAATCCTAGAGAAAATGCTGAAGAAGGATTTGTTCATCTTTATTTGATCAGGAACAACGATGAGATGAATAAATTTGAAAAGGAAGCTAATGTAGTCCTATCAATGAAGGAATTAACTGGTGACGATAAATGGTCAATGGAAGGCAATAACGTAAAAATACTTACCCTTGAGCATATGATGGCCGCAAGAAGGTTGGGCTTTGAAGATTTTTTTGGTATTATGCGACATGTAGATAAGTATAGTCAAACTTTGCTTCAGGGTAAGGTTGATGATATGGACATATTTTCCAAACTATCATTTCCATTAATAGATTCATTAAAAAAAGGTGATAATTTAAATGCTCTTAATTTGTTAAAATCATATTCTCCATTATTAATGAATTTGCCATCAGACAAAGCGTATGAAACATTGTCTAAATGTCAAGAAATATTAGATGGTTTACAAAAGATGGATTTAGGAAGAGTCACTATAAAAGAATTCTTAAAAAATATTGTAGTGACTAATTTATTTAATGTTCCCCAATTATTGATAGATGCATTGTCTGTATCATTAGAATCATTAGAAGAGCAAAATGATGAAGTGCTTTATGCATGGTGCTCAGTTATGAATTTACCTGTAATTCAAATAGTCAAATTTAATAATTACATTAATGGAAATTCTATGTTTGGTACTCATCAAGGTGTGAAGGGTTTAGAATTTGATCGTGTTTTAGTTATTATAGACGAAAAAGAATCAAATATGCCTCTCTTTAATTATAATAAACTTTTTGGAGTGGAACCACTGTCAACGACTGATATCAATAATAGAAAAGAGGGAAAAGAAACAACGATAGAACGTACAATGCGCTTGTTTTATGTTGCATGCACGCGAGCACGTCATTCATTAGCTATTGCAGTTTATACCGATAATCCAGAAATCATTAAACAAACTGTTACTAGAAATGATTGGTTTGACTCTGACGAAATATCAATTATGTAA